In Arachis hypogaea cultivar Tifrunner chromosome 2, arahy.Tifrunner.gnm2.J5K5, whole genome shotgun sequence, a genomic segment contains:
- the LOC112726850 gene encoding uncharacterized protein — protein sequence MPGTVAVLRTSPVRVGGHLDESRAYFHRLFWTFPPCIEAFRHCKPLDGISNILPVAFALVEGENAESWSFFLSHLREHVTPQLGLLVISDKHNGIKAALEAPDGGWLPPSAYRAFCIRHVAENFALTFKGKDARRLLVNAMYTKTEVEFHYWFDILRSEDPAMCDSANRIEYSLWIQHCDEGRRFRHMTTNISECVNSILKGVTNLPVCSLVKATYGRLAELFVRKGREAEAQMGTGQQFSQHLVKCIEANLKTARCFTVTVYDRDNSEFTVAETTPTGSFSLGTYRVSLASHTCDCGYFQALHFPCPYALACCAYSRLTWEPYVHQVYRLSSVFSVCQMGFTPPIPEGFWPPYDRPTVIPDPNKRHAREGRPRSTRIQTNMDEADPNRPKRCGLCRQPGHTCRSCPQLGGAEHTRGHD from the exons atgcctggtactgttgcAGTGCTAAGGACGAGCCCTGTTCGTGTCGGTGGACATTTGGACGAGTCTCGAGCTTACTTTCACAGACTATTCTGGACCTTTCCACCAtgtatcgaggcattccgtcattgcaagccccTA gacgggatcTCCAACATACTCCCTGTTGCCTTCGCATTAgtcgagggtgagaatgctgagtcgtggtccttctttctctcccacctgcgTGAGCATGTCACACCGCAGCTGGGTCTGCTGGTTATCTCGGACaagcataacggcatcaaggccgcCCTTGAGGCTCCTGACGGAGGCTGGTTACCTCCGTCTGCATACCgggcattctgcattcgacatgtTGCGGAAAATTTCGCCctcaccttcaagggcaaagacgcaaGGAGGCTACTTGTGAATGCGATGTACACTAAGACCGAGGTCGAGTTCCactactggtttgatattcttaggtccgaagacccggcgatgtgtgacTCGGCTAACCGGATTGAGTATTCCTTGTGGATACAGCATTGTGATGAGGGGCGTAGATTCAGACACATGACGACAAATATATCTGAATGTGTGAACTCGATCCTCAAGGGTGTCACAAACCTTCCTGTGTGCTCCCTAGTGAAGGCAACATACGGAAGGTTGGCCGAATTATTTGTTCGCAAAGGGAGGGAGGCTGAGGCGCAGATGGGAACCGGACAACAATTTAGTCAGCACTTGGTGAAGTGTatagaggccaacttgaagacggctAGGTGCTTCACGGTTACTGTGTACGACAgggataactccgagttcaccgtCGCAGAGACAACTCCGACTGGTTCTTTCTCACTGGGTACCTACAGAGTCTCGCTTGCATCTCACACATGTGACTGCGGATACTTCCAGGCACTTCATTTCCCTTGTCCCTACGCACTGGCATGCTGTGCCTACTCACGGCTTACATGGGAGCCTTACGTCCACCAGGTGTATCGTCTTAGTTCGGTCTTCAGTGTGTGTCAGATGGgtttcacacctcccattccagagggtttctggccaccataTGACAGGCCGACTGTCATCCCTGACCCCAATAAGAGGCATGCGAGAGAGGGTCGTCCCAGGTCCACTCGGATACAGACTaatatggacgaggcagatccAAACCGACCAAAGAGATGTGGGCTTTGTCGACAGCCCGGCCACACATGTCGGAGTTGCCCACAGCTCGGAGGAGCAGAGCACACACGGGGGCATGATTAG
- the LOC140177109 gene encoding uncharacterized protein — translation MISGGFRGGGLTKSSRKRHLKKVYQVRGEAPDLPTTSFTKEDGQGIIPGHDDPVVITMILANTHLYRTLVDQGSSADILFKPTFDNLGLDKKELRAYPDTLYGLGDTPIKPLGFIPLHTTFEKGAKSKTLSDDYVSIDFIVVDVGSAYNALIGRTTLNRLRAVVSTPPLLHEISNVRGITTIRGDQKLAKKCYNESLNLREKGKEVHTIELGGVRAREDL, via the coding sequence atgatctcggGGGGATTCCGTGGAGGCGGCCTCACAAAATCATCTCGCAAGAGACACTTGAAGAAAGTCTACCAAGTCAGGGGCGAAGCTCCCGACCTTCCTACCACctctttcactaaagaagatgggcaaggcatCATCCCTGGACATGATGATCCAGTTGTGATAACTATGATCCTTGCAAATACCCACCTATACAGAACCCTGGTGGATCAAGGAAGCTCAGCCGACATCCTGTTCAAACCGACATTTGATAACTTGGGACTGGATAAAAAGGAGTTAAGAGCTTATCCTGATACACTGTATGGGCTGGGGGACACaccaataaagccactaggattcATCCCCCTACACACAACTTTTGAAAAGGGGgcaaaatccaaaactctgagcgACGACTATGTGAGCATCGACTTCATAGTCGTCGATGTGGGATCAGCCTATAATGCTTTAATAGGTAGGACAACCCTAAATCGGCTCAGAGCAGTGGTGTCTACCCCCCCACttttgcatgaaatttccaacgtCAGAGGAATAACAACCATCAGGGGAGATCAGAAACTGGCGAAGAAGTGCTataatgaaagcctgaacctaaGAGAAAAAGGCAAGGAGGTTCACACCATTGAGCTCGGAGGAGTCAGAGCTAGGGAAGACTTGTGA